From Brienomyrus brachyistius isolate T26 chromosome 18, BBRACH_0.4, whole genome shotgun sequence, one genomic window encodes:
- the LOC125713215 gene encoding mitochondrial glutamate carrier 1-like, whose amino-acid sequence MSQQQISLPAKLINGGVAGIVGVTCVFPIDLAKTRLQNQRHGQQVYRSMVDCLLKTVRSEGYLGMYRGAAVNLTLVTPEKAIKLAANDFFRHHFARDGRGLTVFREMLAGCGAGICQVIITTPMEMLKIQLQDAGRLTAQQRSPAMTPPLKLSVAGTAVPARQYNAGVAAVRSVSASQIAWDLLHSQGVGGLYRGLGATLLRDVPFSMIYFPLFAHLHRLGQGQPSEAPPFYWSFLSGCGAGCIAAVAVNPCDVIKTRLQSLSRGANEESYSGIVDCARKILRKEGPSAFLKGASCRALLIAPLFGIAQVVYVLGVGEFVLDYTPNALFSA is encoded by the exons ATGTCCCAGCAGCAGATCAG CCTGCCAGCCAAGCTCATCAATGGTGGTGTTGCTGGTATCGTGGGGGTCACCTGCGTCTTCCCCATCGACCTGGCCAAGACAAGGCTTCAGAACCAGAGGCACGGGCAGCAGGTGTACCGGAGCAT GGTGGATTGCCTCTTGAAAACCGTCAGGTCTGAAGGTTACCTTGGGATGTATAGAG GTGCTGCTGTCAACCTCACGTTGGTTACCCCCGAAAAAGCGATCAAGCTCGCTGCCAACGACTTCTTCCGCCACCACTTTGCCAGAGACGG GAGAGGACTGACGGTCTTTCGGGAGATGTTAGCGGGGTGCGGCGCAGGCATCTGCCAGGTCATCATCACCACCCCGATGGAGATGCTCAAAATCCAGCTACAGGATGCTGGGAGGCTGA CGGCGCAGCAACGGAGCCCTGCCATGACCCCCCCGCTGAAGCTGAGCGTAGCTGGCACTGCCGTACCAGCCAGACAATACAATGCCGGGGTAGCAGCTGTGAGAAGTGTGTCGGCCTCCCAGATAGCGTGGGACCTCCTGCATAGCCAAGGTGTTGGGGGCCTCTACCGGGGACTGGGGGCCACACTCCTGAG GGATGTGCCTTTCTCTATGATCTACTTCCCGCTGTTTGCTCACCTACACCGGCTAGGCCAGGGACAGCCCTCAGAGGCCCCGCCCTTTTACTGGTCCTTCCTATCTGGCTGTGGTGCCGGCTGCATTGCTGCTGTGGCCGTCAACCCCTGCGATG TCATCAAGACAAGATTACAGTCCCTCAGCAGAGGAGCTAATGAGGAGAGCTACAGCGGCATTGTGGACTGTGCCAG AAAGATCCTGCGGAAAGAGGGTCCGTCCGCCTTCCTGAAGGGAGCCAGCTGTAGGGCGCTGCTCATCGCCCCACTCTTCGGCATTGCCCAGGTCGTGTATGTGCTCGGAGTCGGCGAGTTTGTGCTCGATTACACGCCCAACGCTCTCTTCTCCGCCTAA
- the LOC125713216 gene encoding CD9 antigen-like — translation MGKVRGGMKCVKYLLFIFNLIFWMIGSLVLAVGLWLRFDSKTTSLLNQEDAPTAFFIGVYILIGAGGLMMLVGFFGCCGAVRESQCLLGSFFASLLVIFGAEIAAGVFGFLNRDVIVQEIQEFHKNVVRKTNTTTQLCCNLSKNCKDLEACNTAIGAFFQNNLYIVGYVGIGIAGVMIIGMIFSMVLCCAIRNSREVF, via the exons ATGGGAAAAGTTCGAGGCGGAATGAAATGCGTTAAATATCTCCTTTTTATATTCAACTTAATATTTTGG ATGATCGGCTCGTTGGTGTTGGCGGTTGGCCTGTGGTTGAGGTTTGACTCGAAAACCACATCGCTGCTGAACCAAGAGGACGCTCCCACTGCCTTCTTCATTG GCGTTTATATCCTGATCGGCGCCGGGGGTCTGATGATGCTGGTGGGCTTCTTTGGATGCTGTGGCGCCGTCCGCGAGTCCCAGTGCCTCCTAGGCTCT TTCTTTGCCAGTCTCCTGGTCATCTTCGGCGCGGAGATCGCCGCTGGTGTGTTCGGGTTTTTGAACAGGGACGTG ATAGTGCAGGAAATTCAGGAGTTCCACAAGAATGTTGTTCGAAAAACCAATACGACCACACAG CTATGTTGCAATTTGTCTAAGAACTGCAAGGACCTCGAG GCCTGTAACACAGCCATCGGCGCCTTCTTCCAGAACAACCTGTACATCGTTGGCTACGTGGGGATCGGCATTGCTGGCGTCATG ATCATTGGCATGATCTTCAGCATGGTCCTGTGCTGTGCGATACGAAACAGCAGAGAGGTCTTCTAG